The following nucleotide sequence is from Luteibaculum oceani.
GTTACTTTGTGCCGTTAATTAGGACTATGGCAACAAATTTTGACAGTTTAGGAGAATTTGGTTGGATTTCTCGCCTGCAAAAGGCAATACAACCCACCAATAAATCAACTATATACGGCATTGGGGACGATGCAGCGGTATTGGCTGGAACCGAGGAGGAATATAAACTTTTGGCTTCGGACATGCTGGTTGAAGGGGTGCATTTTGATGTGCGCTACTCTCCACTTAAGCATCTGGGATACAAGGCGGTAGTGGTGAATATTTCGGATATCTATGCCATGAATGGTCAGCCCGAACAAATTGTGGTTTCCCTTGCTATTAGTAGCAAGTACACGGTAGAGGCGGTTGAAGCAATATATGAGGGGATGCTTTTGGCCTGTAAAATATATGGGGTTGATTTGGTTGGAGGCGACACCACCACTAGTCCTGCAGGTCTTTCAATCTCTATTGCAGCCTATGGCTCTGTTAAAAAAGACAAAATCACATATAGAAATGGAGCCAATAGCGGTGATCTTGTGGTAGTATCTGGTGATTTAGGTGGTGCATATATGGGCTTACAAGTGCTGGAAAGAGAAAAATCGGTGTTTTTGGAGAACAAGGAAGTACAGCCCGATTTAAGTGGTCACGATTATATTTTGGAGCGTCAATTAAAACCAGAGGCCAGAAAAGATGTAATTGAGATGTTTGAAAAAATGGAGCTGAAACCTACCGCCATGATTGACATCTCGGACGGATTAGCTTCGGAGGCCATACACATTGCGGCACAGTCTGGAATGGGTGTTACCCTGCATGAGGAGAAAATTCCTATCGATCCGTCCACCTATAATACCGCTCGCGATTTTAATTTAGATCCTACGGTTGTTGCCCTTAACGGGGGGGAGGATTACGAATTGTTATTTACCATTTCGCAGTCTGATTACGATAAAATTAAAGGGTCTCCCCATTTTACTCCCGTTGGATATATAACTGCAGATAAAGAAGTATATCGCTTTGTAGACAGACAAAATGGAGAGCACGAATTGCAGGCCCAGGGCTGGGATGCCTTTTTGAGCAAAAACAAGGACGTAAAGGGCGACAAGGAGGAATAATTTTAGTGTTTCGCGATATCAAGCTAGGCCCTGGAGTTTATCTGGGGCTTTCTTTTTTTAAAAATTGCGCTTAACTTATAACTAGTCCCAAGATTACTACCATGGAAGAAGTAAATGAAAAAGCGCAACTAGCTGCATCCTTTATAAATAGTACCCATGCCCATGTTTTCTTAACAGGAAAGGCGGGCAGTGGTAAAACAACTTTCTTAAGAAATCTAAGTAAGAATACCCATAAGCGATTTGTGGTAGTTGCCCCCACCGGAATTGCTGCGCTTAATGCACAGGGGGTTACCATTCACAGTCAATTTTTACTTCCTCCAGGTTCCTATTTACCAGATTTTACGCAAAGCAAGGATAGGAACTACAATAGTCCCATTTTTTATCGAAACGATTTAAATGCCAGACACCCATTAAACACCGTTCGAAAGCGGGTTTTGCAGAATATAGACCTGTTAATTATTGATGAGGTTTCTATGTTGCGTGCTGATTTGCTGGATGCCATAGACTTTAGACTAAAATCTGCTCGAAATAATTTTAGGGAAAGTTTTGGAGGAGTTCAGGTGTTGTTTATTGGCGATTTATTTCAGCTATCGCCCATAGTTAGAGAAAATGAGTGGCCGGTTTTAAGTGGATATTACAAGTCGATGTATTTCTACGATGCCCTTTGTTTACGGGATAATCCACCTATATATATTGAATTAGAAAAGATTTACCGCCAACGCGATGGCAAGTTTATTTCCTTGTTAAACAACCTGCGAGATAACACCTGTACGGCAGAAGATTTGGAGCTTCTAAATAGCTATTACACAGAAAAACCCAAGGCCTCTGCCATTACGCTTACTACCCATAATCGCATTGCTAATGAGATTAATGAAAGGAAATTGGAGCAGTTAGCAGGCAAAAGCTATACCTACGAGGCCGAAATAGAGGGAGATTACCCCAAAGGAATGTATCCAACCGAACCCGAGATTACCCTTAAAAAAGGGACGCGGGTAATGTTTATTAAAAACGACAACCAGGACCAGGTTTACTACAATGGTAAAACAGCTACCGTCGTTGATCTCGACTCGAGCAAGATCAAGGTGAAATTTGATGATGAGGACACACCCTACACGCTGCAAAAAGCACTTTGGGAAAATAAAAAATACCTACACGACCCTGATACCAATGAGTTAAAAGAAGAGGTGGTTGGAAGTTACAGTCATTACCCCATAAAATTAGCATGGGCAATTACGGTGCATAAAAGTCAGGGATTAACCTTTGACGAGGCCGTGGTGGATTTAGGTCAGGCTTTTGCGCCAGGACAGGTCTACGTAGCTCTTTCTAGATTGAGGTCTTTGGATGGATTGCAATTGCGAAGCAAGTTGAGCCCTAAACAGATTCTTTGCCACGATCAGGTAGAGCGCTTCGTTAAAAACAGTAGAAATGACGAGGCGCTACAACAGAAATTAAGTGAGCAGCAAGAACGCTACATCGATTATTTGCTGGGTTCTTCATACAACCTAGACAGTCTTATTAACCAGGCTAAGAATTTTGCCAGTAAGACCGAGAAGAAGCACAATTTTGAGATAGATAGCCTGAATCTTTATCCAAAAAGTATTAACCAAACCCTTGGTAAGAATCAGCCCCATGCGCAAACCTTTGCCCAACAGCTAGTAGGTCTATACAGACGGGGCAAAAAAGATGAATTAAAGCAGCGATTGTACGATGGGAGCAAATACTTTGAAAAAGTATTACGCGACTTAGTATTTGAGACCTTGAATCAACTAGCTACGGTACAAGAATACAAGGGAAATAAGGCCTATTGCACCCTGTTGGAGCAGATGGAAGCGAGTTTGTTGGAGAAGTGGCATCAGGTGGCTCAAATTCCGGTACTAATGGATGCTATTTTGGCTGGATCGCCCGTGGAGCGCGATAAAACAGTTGAGCGAGGCATTACTTCTCAGCGTCAGGAAATGATAAACACATTGGGCGCCAAAATAAAGGTTGAGACCGCTAACAAAACCGGCAAGAAGAAAACCAAAAAAGCCAAGGGAGAAAAGAAGCCCAAAGCAGAAAAGGGCGCAACCTACGCGACAACGCTCGGACTGTTATTGGAAGGTAAAAACATAGAGGAAGTTGCCGAGGAGAGGGGATTAGCAGCGTCGACAATAGAGGGGCATGCTGTTAAATTAATCCGTGAGAAGAAAATAGAAATAAACCGTTTTTTAGAGAAAGAGATGGTTGCAGAGATAAGTAAGGCTTTAGATGAGGTAGGGAAAGAAAGCATAAAACCAGTGGTGGCGGAGCTAAATGAGAAATACAGCTACGGTCAGGTAAGAATGGTGCAAGCCTTTTTCCAGAGTTTGAATTAGTTATTGGTCGGATGTAGAATAGGTTAATTGAGATGGGATTTGTCCCGTCCTGAAAAAAGTTGACAGGTTAATTTTTAATTCCTGGTTAAAGTTAACGATTGATTTTTATTCCTAAAAAAGGTTGTCAGCGGGTTAATAATTCCGTCGTGTATTTCCGATGGAGTTTTCATCCTTTGACTGTAGTGAGGACGCTCCAGATTGTACAATCTTATCGCCTTGGCTACTTGCTCTTTGTAATTGCTTTTGGTTAGGTTATAACTGCATAGATATTCGTTTTTAATTATGCCATTAACCCTTTCTGCAATTGGGTTTTCTAAAGGGTCTCCCTTTTTACTCATGCTTATTAGTATGGATCTGTTTTTTTGTTTTAACACGGATGTATATTCATCGCAGCAATACTGGATGCCCCGGTCTGAGTGATGGATCTCTGGGTTCCCTTCTACTTTTAAGGCATGTTTTAGGCGGATAGGCTATGTTTTGCTTCTAGTGATTTTGCAATACAATGGCCTACTATTTTATTAGAATAAGCATCGGTAATCAAACTTAGGTAATATGGTGTTTCCCCGACTTTTACGTACGTTATATCAGATACCCATACTTGGTTTTTACGATCAATTTCTAGTTCCTTTATTAGGTTGCTATACTTTCTAAACCTATGGTTGGAGTTTGTTGTATAAACTCTATTTTTCCTTTTACGAACAAGTAATCCGTGGGTAGCCATTAAGTCAAAAAAACGATCTCGACCCATCATCCCAGGATGATCTATTAGGATTGATCGTATTTTTTTGGTTCCCATGAGTTTGTGCTCTCGCCTAATGAGTAAAACATCTGCTAGCAAGGCCAGATTAGACATCTGTTGCGCCTCTCGACGCTTTTGGTGTTTGTAGTATGCTTGTCGCGTTTTACCAAACAAAGTACACCATGCGCTAAGTCCTAATGAGGACTCGCTTACTAATTCATTAATTGTTTGGTAAACTACTTTTTTGGCAGTTTCCTCCCGAGTTCTTTTTCCCAGTTCTCTATAAGACGTTTAAAGCCGTAATTCTTTAATTCAGCGTCTTTTAAGGCCTTTTTGAGAAGTTCGTTTTCATGCTGGAGTTCCTTGGCGGATTTCTTTTGCTCTTTACTCATGACAGTAAATTTAGCCTTGTAATCCATATCCCAAACA
It contains:
- the thiL gene encoding thiamine-phosphate kinase: MATNFDSLGEFGWISRLQKAIQPTNKSTIYGIGDDAAVLAGTEEEYKLLASDMLVEGVHFDVRYSPLKHLGYKAVVVNISDIYAMNGQPEQIVVSLAISSKYTVEAVEAIYEGMLLACKIYGVDLVGGDTTTSPAGLSISIAAYGSVKKDKITYRNGANSGDLVVVSGDLGGAYMGLQVLEREKSVFLENKEVQPDLSGHDYILERQLKPEARKDVIEMFEKMELKPTAMIDISDGLASEAIHIAAQSGMGVTLHEEKIPIDPSTYNTARDFNLDPTVVALNGGEDYELLFTISQSDYDKIKGSPHFTPVGYITADKEVYRFVDRQNGEHELQAQGWDAFLSKNKDVKGDKEE
- a CDS encoding helix-turn-helix domain-containing protein is translated as MEEVNEKAQLAASFINSTHAHVFLTGKAGSGKTTFLRNLSKNTHKRFVVVAPTGIAALNAQGVTIHSQFLLPPGSYLPDFTQSKDRNYNSPIFYRNDLNARHPLNTVRKRVLQNIDLLIIDEVSMLRADLLDAIDFRLKSARNNFRESFGGVQVLFIGDLFQLSPIVRENEWPVLSGYYKSMYFYDALCLRDNPPIYIELEKIYRQRDGKFISLLNNLRDNTCTAEDLELLNSYYTEKPKASAITLTTHNRIANEINERKLEQLAGKSYTYEAEIEGDYPKGMYPTEPEITLKKGTRVMFIKNDNQDQVYYNGKTATVVDLDSSKIKVKFDDEDTPYTLQKALWENKKYLHDPDTNELKEEVVGSYSHYPIKLAWAITVHKSQGLTFDEAVVDLGQAFAPGQVYVALSRLRSLDGLQLRSKLSPKQILCHDQVERFVKNSRNDEALQQKLSEQQERYIDYLLGSSYNLDSLINQAKNFASKTEKKHNFEIDSLNLYPKSINQTLGKNQPHAQTFAQQLVGLYRRGKKDELKQRLYDGSKYFEKVLRDLVFETLNQLATVQEYKGNKAYCTLLEQMEASLLEKWHQVAQIPVLMDAILAGSPVERDKTVERGITSQRQEMINTLGAKIKVETANKTGKKKTKKAKGEKKPKAEKGATYATTLGLLLEGKNIEEVAEERGLAASTIEGHAVKLIREKKIEINRFLEKEMVAEISKALDEVGKESIKPVVAELNEKYSYGQVRMVQAFFQSLN
- a CDS encoding integrase core domain-containing protein; translation: MSKKGDPLENPIAERVNGIIKNEYLCSYNLTKSNYKEQVAKAIRLYNLERPHYSQRMKTPSEIHDGIINPLTTFFRNKNQSLTLTRN
- a CDS encoding DDE-type integrase/transposase/recombinase — encoded protein: MGTKKIRSILIDHPGMMGRDRFFDLMATHGLLVRKRKNRVYTTNSNHRFRKYSNLIKELEIDRKNQVWVSDITYVKVGETPYYLSLITDAYSNKIVGHCIAKSLEAKHSLSA
- a CDS encoding transposase, producing the protein MRQLTRYSEAFKRQVIKEYLTTDLTSEEICKKYNIGYLNNIYRWRKKYESEFDVWDMDYKAKFTVMSKEQKKSAKELQHENELLKKALKDAELKNYGFKRLIENWEKELGRKLPKK